taaatgtattttataGAGAATATAAGGGGAggaaatggaaaatatgcatgatgatgatgaaaatgaaaaacatGAGTCGAAAGATATAAGCCAATATAATTACAAAAACATAGTagataaaaacaaaaataatggaaaaGATATTATGGATTATTCTTTTTAcgaagaaaattatattttgaataatgatgatataaattattatgatgcaaaagtaataaatgaatctgatgataattttgaaaattgtTTTGGTGTTAATAAAGAGTCGTATAAAGAACTATCAAAAAGGgatgaatataaattaggaatatatgatgatattataaattcaaATACAGACGATGATCTTGAAGATTTTTTCGAAGATCGAAAAAGTGAAAAGAAAGGAATAAATAACAACCATAAATACCCTCAAACAAATGTATTTGGGGATGAAGTTGACAAAAATGATACTAATAAACTTCATACCCGTGATAATAGTAGTATAACATTAAAGGAGGAACATTGTTTCATAGAAAAGGGGgaatatgaagaaaatgataagCATAACAATAAGCATGATttaaatttgataaataaCGATGCATATAATACGGGAACGATGtattatgataataaaaaagtgtCTTCAGAAAATAACGATCttgaaaatatgataaaaaatgaaaatttaattttaaataatgagATGATTGATCCAACAAATATTAGGAAGAAATCAAACGATAATTTGTTTGTTGATATTAATTccgatgaaaaaaattttgaagaAGATAATTCCGCCGATCGAATATTGGAAGAGGGgggaattaaaaaagaaactaAGAAAATTTGTGATAATTtaattgaaaatttaagcggacatataaaagaaaaagtgAATGATAAATCAAATGAagaaggaaaaaataaaaaatcagaTAAAACAGAAACCTTAAATAAGTTTGACGGTAGTAATAATGATTCTccaaataattcaaaatttttactagaaaagaaaaaaattcatgAAGATCAAACAAATCCTCTATGGTATAAGCATAAAAGgcacttttttatttttacctACTCTGGTAAACCTGTTTTTACAAGATATGGAAATGAAGAAAACTTAACAAGTTTTTATGGAACATTACTTGCtataatatcaaaaataggatcattttcattttgttctGATACAAGTACAGATAacaataacaataataataagaCAACTGATATACATGgaaaaaattcattaaaatatattgtgagtaaaaatacaaaaatcgTATATTTAGACAAAGAAGTTTTATGTTTAATATGCATATCTAGTGTTAATGAGagtaataattatatcttgaacattttgaattatatgtatttgcaaattatatcattattaacaaaaagTATTGAAAAATCTTTCAGAATAAAACCATCTTTCGATGTAAGATATTTGTTAGATGGGGCTGATCTTCTTACGTGTAATATGATTTCTTCCTATTcgaaaaatatgtattctATTTTTGATGGGTTTGAACCATTACCATTAAAACAAGAATATCGAAACCAAAtacataatttaatttcttCATTCAAAATTAGTAATGTTTTATTgtcttttttgtttataaatgataaaattatagGAATATCTGtttcaaaatatacaattagTTCGATTGATATAGTAATACtcataaatatgataacGTCCATGAAATCCTTTAAAAATGCAGAATC
This DNA window, taken from Plasmodium berghei ANKA genome assembly, chromosome: 13, encodes the following:
- a CDS encoding vacuolar fusion protein MON1, putative, whose product is MHDDDENEKHESKDISQYNYKNIVDKNKNNGKDIMDYSFYEENYILNNDDINYYDAKVINESDDNFENCFGVNKESYKELSKRDEYKLGIYDDIINSNTDDDLEDFFEDRKSEKKGINNNHKYPQTNVFGDEVDKNDTNKLHTRDNSSITLKEEHCFIEKGEYEENDKHNNKHDLNLINNDAYNTGTMYYDNKKVSSENNDLENMIKNENLILNNEMIDPTNIRKKSNDNLFVDINSDEKNFEEDNSADRILEEGGIKKETKKICDNLIENLSGHIKEKVNDKSNEEGKNKKSDKTETLNKFDGSNNDSPNNSKFLLEKKKIHEDQTNPLWYKHKRHFFIFTYSGKPVFTRYGNEENLTSFYGTLLAIISKIGSFSFCSDTSTDNNNNNNKTTDIHGKNSLKYIVSKNTKIVYLDKEVLCLICISSVNESNNYILNILNYMYLQIISLLTKSIEKSFRIKPSFDVRYLLDGADLLTCNMISSYSKNMYSIFDGFEPLPLKQEYRNQIHNLISSFKISNVLLSFLFINDKIIGISVSKYTISSIDIVILINMITSMKSFKNAESWIPICLPIYNPNQFLYAYINCIKNKIFCVYICSGASSQDFFHLSSHTSMIETTLTSSGCYEEIIKASNTSSFELPDIPGIDIIHMCYYIPYLKQYYSTKICSNKIKKKIRAYQKCDDIIKDSKLPAQIYMETEYENFYFIKTNLYYLYLSVPFYVNINEESINEILKVISKYHKEIFINNIKQISS